GGCTGCTTAAAGCTTATGGCTTACAGCTTACGGCTTTCCAGCGCGCCTACGGCGCGCTAGAAGTATCCCTCGCGCTTCTTGCGCTCCATCGAACCGGCCTGGTCATGATCGATGGCGCGGCCGCTGCGTTCGCTGGTGCGGGTCAGCAGCATCTCCTGGATGATCTCGGGCAGCGTGGCAGCCTTCGATTCCACCGCGCCGGTGAGCGGGTAGCAGCCGAGCGTGCGAAAGCGCACCCATTTCTCCTCGGGGACTTCGCCTTCCTCGAGCGGCAGGCGCTCGTCGTCGACCATGATCTGCATGCCGTCGCGCTCGACCACCGGGCGCGGGGCGGCGTAGTACAGCGGCACGATGGGGATCGATTCCAGATAGATGTACTGCCAGATGTCGAGCTCGGTCCAGTTGGAGAGCGGGAACACGCGGATCGATTCGCCCTTGTTGATCTTGGCGTTGTAGATGTTCCACAGCTCGGGGCGCTGGTTCTTGGGGTCCCAGCGGTGGTACTTGTCGCGGAACGAGTAGACGCGCTCCTTGGCTCTTGATGCTTCCTCGTCGCGCCGCGCCCCGCCGAAGGCGGCGTCGAAGCCGTACTTGTCGAGCGCCTGCTTGAGCGACTGGGTCTTCATGATGTCGGTGTACTTGGCGCTGCCGTGCTCGAAGGGGTTGATGCCCGCCGCGCGGCCTTCCTCGTTGATGTGCTCGATAAGCTCCATGCCCACCTCGGCCGCCATGCGATCGCGGAACGCGATCATCTCGCGGAACTTCCAGGTGGTGTTGACGTGCATCAGCGGGAACGGCGGCGTGCCCGGGTAGAAGGCCTTGCGCGCCAGGTGCAGCATCACCGAGGAGTCCTTGCCGATGGAGTAGAGCATCACCGGGTTCGCGAACTCGGCGGCCACTTCACGGATGATGTGGATCGACTCGGCTTCGAGCTGCTTGAGGTGAGTCTGGCGTTCGGGGGTGATCTCGATCATGGAGTATCCAGGGGAATTCAGGGCTGTGCCAATGGGGAAATAGCTGTAAGCCGTAAACTGTAAGTAACCTCAAAAGATTGGGCGGTTGTTGCTTACAGCTTATCGCTTCAGGCGCAGAGCGCCGTCCTTAGAGCTTCGATCCACCGCTTGTCACGTTGACCACAGACGATGAACAAGGGGATACGTTACCGAGCGAGCGATGATAACGTCAAAGAATTAAGGAACATTCTTTAATCGCAT
The genomic region above belongs to Halomonas zincidurans B6 and contains:
- the cysD gene encoding sulfate adenylyltransferase subunit CysD; amino-acid sequence: MIEITPERQTHLKQLEAESIHIIREVAAEFANPVMLYSIGKDSSVMLHLARKAFYPGTPPFPLMHVNTTWKFREMIAFRDRMAAEVGMELIEHINEEGRAAGINPFEHGSAKYTDIMKTQSLKQALDKYGFDAAFGGARRDEEASRAKERVYSFRDKYHRWDPKNQRPELWNIYNAKINKGESIRVFPLSNWTELDIWQYIYLESIPIVPLYYAAPRPVVERDGMQIMVDDERLPLEEGEVPEEKWVRFRTLGCYPLTGAVESKAATLPEIIQEMLLTRTSERSGRAIDHDQAGSMERKKREGYF